Genomic segment of Phalacrocorax aristotelis chromosome 16, bGulAri2.1, whole genome shotgun sequence:
TCCTGCCATAGAGGATCCCACGTAGATGCTGGCAGTACTTTGCTGCTCCTTAGCCTGTGCCCTCAAAGGGGACAGGATGGGTCCCAGCATGTTTCTTTCTGGCCTGTCTCCCTCCTGGCTGCCCCGCTCACgtgggagggcagaggggctgcacCGACACTGTTAGAAATGCCTGTGCTCTTCCAGCAACTCTCCAGACCCACCTTCTTTGCCCGCAAGTTTGAGTCAACGGTGAATCAGGAGGTGCTGGAGATCCTGGACACGCATCTCTATGGCAGCTACCCCCCCAACACGCCGGCCCTGAAGGCGTACTGGGAGAACGTCTATGACCGAGTTGATGGGCTCAGCGGCCTCAGCGACGTCACTCTCACCTTCTACACggccttctccaggctggggcTCCGCAAAGCCGCAGCCACGCCGGCAGGGAAGGCTGACAAGCTCTGCAGGTGGGGTATTTGCTATGGGCTTGAGCCAGGCTCCGAGTGGTGGCCTGCATCTCATGCTGGGAGGATGCTGATGCTCTGTGCAACCTCTCCGTCTGTGTGTCTCTCTCCAGATTTGAGCCCCGGGGCTTCCCATCCAGCGTGCACTTATATTTCTATGACGACCGTTTCCAGGGTTACCTGGTGATGCAGGAAGTGCAGAATTTGGCGACTGGGCAGGCAGAGTCCCTGGAGATGTGGATGATGCCCCAAGGAGCTCTGAAGCTGGCGGGTCATGGCGGGCAGGCAAACCGCTTACAAAACCTTGAGGTAAATGGGGAGAGTTGCCCTCACAACGCCCACTTCCAGGAGCGGGGCTTCTGTGTGGGGTGTGGAACTGATCAGTGGGGAAAGGGCCTGAAGGGGATCTTTCAGGGCAGAGCTGAGGCTGTGGCGCCCAatgcctgcagctgcagaaggtaCCACACAGCTGGATTTGCACTGGCatggtgcaggcaggcaggagagccgTGTAGGGTGGGGCATGGATTGCTTCAGGCTCCGAAGTTTATGCCTTCCCTGGTTCAGGGAGGTGAATTACAAAACCTGAGCTGATGGCATCTCCCTGGCCAGCACCCCACTGCTTGTGCCTCCCATTCCCCCAGGTGGGCACGGAGTGGGACCCCAAGGAAAGGCTCTTCCGCAATTTTGGAGGCTTGATGGGGCCTTTTGATGAGCCAGTGGCCATGCAGAAGTGGTCGCGGGGCCCCAACCTGACAGCCACCGTGGTGTGGATCGACCCCACCTATGTCATCGCTGCCTCCTACGACATCACGGTGGATGCTGAGGCAGAGTTCACCCAGTACAAGCCCCCCCTCAATCGGCCCCTGCGCCCCGGCGTCTGGACCATCCGCCTCCTCCAGTTTTGGGAGCCACTGGGGGAGAACCAGTTCCTGGTGGTGCCCCAGACCTTCAACCGCAAGCAGCCTCTCAGGAAAGGTGAGGCTGCTCTGGACTTTGGGGCTGGGTTGAGGGCTCCCTGCGGGTGCACCCCCAGGCGTTGGCCTCTCTGGGCTGTAGCTGGTGACAAGGCAGGAGTCATCCTTCCCGCTGGCGTCCTGTTGCCTGTGCGAGTCCTCAAACCGGGCAGCTGGGGAGAGCCTGTTTGTGGGTCAGATCCGTCCCTaggtcctgcagcagcaccttgggctggaggagggctggggttAAGAAGGGACGGGGTGCTGAGCCCTGCTGGGCgggtggcagcagggagggcagggtgctggggtgttGCTGCACCGCTgatctctcttctctccctgccctgcccagatGACAGCAACTGGCTGCACGGCGGGCCTCCCCGCAACGAGTACACGGAGCAGAGCTTCCAGGGCCTGGGGGGGATCCTCAACCTGCCACACTCTGAGGTGGCAGTGGAGGACGCGGTGCGGAAGGCGCAGCTGACGGGCAAGGCACTGGAGGACTGGGCAGACAGTGCCATTGGCACCTTCTGGTCTGTGGCGGACATCTGCAGCGGCAGCTCCTCTGCTTGCACCTCCCTGGAGACCTGCAGCAAAACCTCCTGGAGCTCCCTCTCCCCGGACCCCAAATCGGAACTGGGGCCCGTCAAAGCTGACGGGCGGCTGAGGtagcaggagcagctggggggGCGGCCTTGGGAGCGAGGAGCATCCTCCGTCACTGGCGTGGGGCAGGTCTTCAGACTACGTCACCCCGTGCCATTTGCACCATAGTCACTCGAGGAAGAGAGAACAGGAACCTCAAGGCAGGGGGAAAACCTTCTCCCGTGGGATATTTTGGGTGGAGGGGGAGGTGTGAGGTGGGTCTTGCCCACCTCCCCCAGGAACAGGCACTCGCTGGCCAGGGAGAGCGTGCCGGGGGCACGGATGGCTCTGGCGGCTGGGGAGAGCTGCGTGTTTGTTACTGCAGGCCTCAGAGCCTCGGGGAGGGGTGACAGCAGAGGGAAGGCTGGCGGATGGGCAGGCTTTGGACCAgctcagcaccctgcccagccccggGCTGGATCcctgcaggatcaggccctgtgctgctggctgcccccCTGGGAGGGCTGGTAGGGGGCTCTGGGAacaggcagaagaagaaagggtTGAAGCCTGCCATGTgcatggagctgctgctggcccgGGGTTTGCATCTCAtcccctccatcccagccctttagtttgtatttttataaatatatatatatagaaatatatatgaTGCAAAGTGCAATAGAGAGACGAGACCCCGTGTTGGCCGGGAAGTCCTTGTGTCTCCATCTCCCCATAGACTGTAACATC
This window contains:
- the XYLT2 gene encoding xylosyltransferase 2 isoform X3; amino-acid sequence: MPQSVPRHCQLSGKVSPVIQWDESRLQQAPPSKPVRIAYMLVVHGRAIRQLKRLIKAVYHQQHFFYIHVDKRSNYLHREAVELARHYPNIRVTPWRMVTIWGGASLLKMYLRSMKDLLELAEWPWDFFINLSATDYPTRTNEELVMFLSKYRDKNFLKSHGRDNARFIKKQGLDRLFHECDSHMWRLGERHIPEGIVVDGGSDWFSLTRSFVEYVVYAEDQLVSQLRQFYTYTLLPAESFFHTVLENSHACETLVDNNLRVTNWNRKLGCKCQYKHIVDWCGCSPNDFKPQDFLRLQQLSRPTFFARKFESTVNQEVLEILDTHLYGSYPPNTPALKAYWENVYDRVDGLSGLSDVTLTFYTAFSRLGLRKAAATPAGKADKLCRFEPRGFPSSVHLYFYDDRFQGYLVMQEVQNLATGQAESLEMWMMPQGALKLAGHGGQANRLQNLEVGTEWDPKERLFRNFGGLMGPFDEPVAMQKWSRGPNLTATVVWIDPTYVIAASYDITVDAEAEFTQYKPPLNRPLRPGVWTIRLLQFWEPLGENQFLVVPQTFNRKQPLRKDDSNWLHGGPPRNEYTEQSFQGLGGILNLPHSEVAVEDAVRKAQLTGKALEDWADSAIGTFWSVADICSGSSSACTSLETCSKTSWSSLSPDPKSELGPVKADGRLR